A segment of the Epinephelus fuscoguttatus linkage group LG23, E.fuscoguttatus.final_Chr_v1 genome:
GCTAATCACCTCCTCGTTCCAGCTTCACACTTAAAACACAGATATCTGAAAGTTTTCTTTTCGAAGGcagaaaaaagtgaataaaagataaaatgtcagaatgcTCCTTTAAAATGTGGGGAACTCTGTATTAAATATGTTGGATCTCACTCATCCTGCAGGTCTCTGTTTTGTGGGGTACCCCTGGGCTCAGTTCTCGGTCTTCTTTTGATTGTGTTGTATTCTGATTGTATTTTTTCTAATTACTTggattttttattctttattatgcagatgacacacaaattTGTATGCCTTAACCCAGTGGTTGATTTGGgccacgatacgatatgatacgtctgaaacaaacaaatgcaacgtattcgtggtttgcagaaatgtacaatgccaacattttcatctggGCGCTGGGCTGCTGTTGGGCGGCAAAAAAGAGAACAAATACAGAATGATACCGAAACTTTAACTTCACGTTGAATATATGTCCAAAGTTATAGGAATGGGTAACCCTTTTGTTCTGTAGCTAACTCATAACCTCCACCCCACATACACTGAGGGGCCCTTGTCTTCTCTGTGGTTGTCTGTTGTGGTTTGAAACCAGGAAGCTCAAATGATCAGCAGCACCTACACATCTTACAAGACTGAGACAAAGGCAAACAAACTGTGTAATTATCATATAACTTTTTACGCTTGATACACCATAGTCATATTTTAACTCTGGCATTAGTACTAAAGGGTAAGGCGGTGAGTTTGTAAAGCAACTTtctaaaaaaaagattaagCTTTTTAACAGATTAAATATACGACGTAGATGTTGTTTGCTGTGGTAGGTGCTAAACATGAGATAGAAACGTGTGTATAAAGCAAAAATAACACTGCCTGGTGACGTAcctttcttcttcctgttttttGTTACGGTAGCATACACCCCTTTGTCTCCACCAGCTGCACCGGCCTCTACAGAGACTGAAACAAATAACATGCATCAGTTCACATAACAGacactgcagacagacaaacacaaagacaattaattaattaatttgtgtcattttaatttgctgCTTTGTCTGAAGCACTTTGTCGTCTGGGTTTTTAACAGAGCTCTTAGACGgatggtttgtgttctcacctGTTTGGTTGACAGCTGAGCTCGAGCGGAGAGTCAGTGTGGGCAGGTTGTTCAACACTGCAGCAAAGAGGGATAATAACGTCAACATAAGATGAAGGTATCTGAGACAGCAAATATAACAGCCTCCACACTTTGTCCTCTTTTTTCTGTACTTTGTTTTATGACTGCAAATATTCagactgttctcatgcactgtttgtgcaTTTTCCTTTGAAAAGTAAAGCACCAAAATTAATGCACATCCCACATGACGATGAGTCTGTGTCATGTGTATAACTCACGTCTATTGGAAGGCTGCGATTgtgtgaccaatgcgctgatgggagtaaCGAAGGAAGCAGTTCAGTTAGGAGGCAAGGTGGGGCGGTGAATGAGTCACAAGACagaggactttcccctggagaccAGGGCTCAGGACCTtttgaactttgagtcattttaagttacgtcttcaccatgtttcttttcttaaatctAACCACCGTAGCTTTACCTTACGTTACTTTATATTAAGGATGTAATGTCATTCATGGGCTACTAATAAATAGGATCATATGAGCCATTgtgtgaggacattttgaaaTGTCACACTGATTGGATTCACTTATAAAGTGAACTGCCGACTGTTCGCAAAATTAGAGCAAAACTATTATTATGTCCTTAAATTCTGTGGCATATAGAAGAGTATATTCACAAACCTGTTTTCAAGTAAAGTTTcacaaagtgtttttatttttacttttttttaataagtgggtcccctttttctctttttttgtaatttaattatttttctattttaataAGTGAACCccacttcttcttttttttctttcttttttggccAAATCTGTTGCTGGGTGTGTCAAAGTGTAACTGATGTCAAACAGTTGCAGGTgagtaaagcaaaaaaaaaaaaaagaattgattaaagaaaaaaaaacacttcaactTCAGTTTTTTGCCCCAGATCTTATTACTGAAGTGTAAATCCTTGATATGCTTATCTCACAAAATAACGGTTCAGAGATTCCCTTAAGATGAAGTGCACTTTTCAGGGCAGCAACAGCTCTGAGCGCTTTAAGCAGCAAAGTTATTAGAGAGACTTGGTCTTTAGAACTTGGtttttggagtgtgtgtgtgtgtgtgtgtgtgtgtgtgtgtatgtatgtctgtgCGCGAGTAGCTTGTTATTTTCTGTCTATCCTTGTGcgctgtttttatctgttttgctattgtactgtattttttactgtgacCTGCCAAGGGACTACAGACGCGAATTAGCTTGAAGCTATAATCTGGTACGGTGCATCAAATGGTGACATTTATGTTTGAGCTGTACATTgtcccttttaaataaataaaagaaaaaaaaagtgtccgtACCTCTGTTCCAGTAACGTTTGCCGAGGTGAAGTGCTCCCACCACCATCAGCAGAACCAACAGTAACAGAGTCGTAACGATCCATGGTGTCGAACTGGAGGAGGTGGGAGTGGTCTCTTTGTGATCTCCTGCAGTGACAATAGAGGGCATTGTAACTTAGTATAGCTCCTGCAAGGACACTGATAGAAGCCTTGTAAACAATTTCCCTCTGTGTGCTCTCTCTTCATGCTCTTTCTATAAGCAACAGTTTTCTGCCAATAAAGTTTAATCACAGCTCAGTCCATTTCCATGACGACAGAggatctacatccagagccgtgactttttggacggaccaaatgtacagagctgtaaagttgtccaccatggtagcagttagctgctagctaaccgtagctaacttgtttgtccattgtttggtctgtgacgtaataggtcaacaggaaaaaggtccaatactaacaagctgaaagggggcatatctccacctatcgtagaggagtcgcacatacttggctcagtaaatggattcccctcccgtgcttgtatactgggacaaggacagtaggccagttagatgtcctcgtccagctgggactggagctccacttcactgtgactggaaaTGTTGGAGTCAAATCAAGCTGacctcaaagataaaagactTGGCCCTTACAATATCAGCAGCtttatttcagatatttaaatCAGCTATGTAAACTTTGCCTGACGGGACTCTGACAGTACTTTAATGGGGAATCAGATTCAACAactgcagcagtgtttgtaTCACAATGCAGAGACTCACCTGTGACAGCCAGCCGGCTCTCTGCTGACTCTCCAGCTCCAGAGATTCTGCACCTGTAGAGTCCTTCATCAGACTTGGAGACATGATGGATGGTCATGTTTCCTGTAGAGCTGCTCCCTTTGGAGTGGCCATCTTTAAAGAACTCAGCTGTGAGGGTTGAGGAGGTCGTCTTGTTCCTGCAGCGCAGAGTCACAGCGTCTCCCTCCTTCACAGGAAGGGCAGGACTCTCCAGGATCACTGAGCCGGCTGAACAACACGTGTTTGATATTTATCTCATGTTAAACTGAATTTATGATAAATCATGTTGTCTTCATGCAGCGTTTCCCAAACTTCCCCGGAGGACCCCATGTCCTGCATGTTCTAGATCAAGCCTGATTACACCCAGAATATGTCACTGATGCAGAGCGTGGTGGCTGCTTTGACGACAGTGAGGTAATGCTCTATAACTAACCCATGTTGAGTTGAGTTAGACAAACAGTGTGTCTCAGATCACCTCCTTCATTCTGTAAGTGCActaagtgtgttcacactgcacaGTACAGGAACATGCAGTGTGCTACTGACACACTCAAAACGGtccaaaagttgagtgtggagtGACGGACACATCTCAGCCTCAACGGTCGCCATCTTTGTGACGTAGCAAACAACAAGGAGCCTGTTAGCTCGACATGTTTTTGCACCAAGTACCAAAACTGTTGTTGAATAGAAGTCGTCAGTGATGTTTGTGGGTCTGTGACGATTCGGTGCCACCAACCATAATGTGAGTGGTCCTCGTTATAGCTGCACATTTCAATCAGCACTGACGCTGTGGTGCaagtttggtttatgtgtgggCGGAGGTAGAGGTCAAATGTTGGTGATAATGATCCACCGTCTGTTGGTGATCCATCGtttgagaagaagaagaaaaggtgaAGGCAGTGCATGATTTGAGACAACACCACCCTGCTGAAATGAGTGCACCACACAAGCAGTACACAGTGTTCATAGTGTGAAGTGAACGTACAGGAGTGTGTGATCTGAGcgatatctccagctgtaccCACACAACTGCTAACGAGAATAGCGAGCACGTTATTGAGCAGCTAGCAAAAGTGCAGACATAATAATTGTGAGTGGGGCAGCAACAGAGTGACCAGTTGCTCACTTGTGTTTGGATGGCAGAAACACATGTTAATAGCAGTTGCAAACACGACCTTAAATGATGGGCTTGTTATCAAGCAGCTTCAGGGCCTCATCATGAGTTGATGATTGAAACCGTCTGTGTTGGAGCAGGGAGAGATCTGAAGCATGCAGGACGTGGGGCACTGCAGGGAAACGCTGTCTTAATACAAACGTACCAGTGACAGTGATGTTGACGCTGttgctcctcctccctcctcctttacCCTCACACCAGTACTCTCCACTGTCCTCTAGAAAAGCATTTTTGATGGTGCAGGACGACCCCGTTGACGTCAGCCTACTGGTAGATTTACATGAGAGTTCCTCTCCTGTGGGCCCCTCACAGTGGAGAGTCACAGGTTCATActcaaagaactgcagtctGTTTGGTTCGACACGAAGCACCGCTGATTCTGAAACAGAGGAGGACAAAACAGAATCACattcaaacaaacaatatatCTCTGCATAGAAAATGTTAACTTCTGTgaactttaatttatttctatGATCCATAAAGTGAACATATTCTCTGTCATTAACACTCGACTGCACACACCTGCCACAATGGTAAATGATTTAACAACATCTCACCAACTTCCTGATGATGTGCACACAGCAGGAGCAGCACGTTCATcactgaggagacaaagaagagCAGCTAAACATCAGAGACACGTTCATGGCGTCCATATGGTTTATCCACTCCTACAGCTGCTCTCCACAGTCACTGTGCTCTCTCTTACTGAGACACAACagttaacataaaaataaacagtttacaCAAAGAGATCACAGATCTCTTCTTCATCACTGAGTTTTAATCAGAGAGACTCAGTACTCACTCAGTGTGACGCAGAGAGCCGTGACCTCCATGTTGCCTCGCTGCTGACTGACTGAGCATCACACTGAAGTGTCAGAAGCCTGTGAGAGGTGGTCTCTTCCTGTGTGGCTTCAACCTGCTGTTGATCACGCAACACTAAATTTATGTTTCAACCTGAAGAccttcagagacagacagacagacagacagagctgcTGCCTCAGTGGTTCAGTTAAATATCAGTGGGTGGAGCCAAAGACCAAAGACTTAACCCTGAGAACCAGGAACTTCAACTCATGATGTATAAAACAGGAAAGTTAGACGATTAATATAAATGACTGTGTAACAACCTGCACAGAGGCAGGTGGGACCAACCTGACCACTAAAATGCAGAGGGATCATGGTCACTGTAATATCCTGAGATACATCATTTCCTCAGGTTAACATCTTCTCATATGATCCTGATGACGTAGACGCAGTCACCTCTGTGGCAGCTCTGCTCAGTTTAACCTCCTGTGTCTGTTCTGCAAGTGCTGGCGGGTCTTTCTGTGGTCGGTGTGACTGTGAGTCACTCGTCGAGAGGAGGAAACTCACCACTCTGCAAACTGTCCTGCTGCCTCTTCTGCCAGCTGACCAGCTCGAGCTTTTCTGCTGTAAACATATCAAGGTGATTGCGGCGCTGCTTACGGTCTGACACCTGGTCACAACCTCAGCTGAGCGCTGTGGAGGTCCACGCACATCAACATCACAGACACAGAATCTACTGTGCACCCTGCAGCGTGAACCTTTAAATCCAACCTCAAGCTAAAGTGAGCACAGAAGTTTCATCAGCAGTGATCGCCTCGAATATACTGTGTCTGTGATGATCTCACACTGAAGGACTTTTATGCATCGTTCTGTTTCATGTGGTGTTTTTGCTgctctgtttatttgtttgtttatttatttgtttgttgtcttcCTGCCAGGGGACAACAGATGCAAATTAGCTGCTAGCTCTGAGGTGATGAGGTCACAGAGGTGATGAGGTCACAGAGGTGATGAGGTCACAGGTTTCCATAAATACATGCAGacaaactggaaaaaaacaccATCAGTGTGTtgatttcctcttttctttctctcagtgTTTCCTCTTTGGTTCCTTCCCTTCTTTTCCTCAAACACCTcaccctcaaacacacacacacacacacacacacacacacacacacacacacacacacacagactggacAGGCCCTACTCTGCCCCCtgctgacaaaaacagttcatCCACAGGAAGAATTTTATTACATATGCTTCAATAAAAACATGCTACATAGCTTCGTACATACATGACCTTCAACCGCAGttaaagtttcaaataatgctGCACAGTTTTCttctttgcttgttttgacTTGCTGCATTTCAAAGCACATCACAGCTTTACACATTTCACATGACATGTTTCACATCGAGGTGTAGAGACGCTGTGGTCAGTCTGCAGAGGGTGTCACAGAGTGTGAAGGCGGATTATTCAAACGTGAAAATGTGTGACTTATGTGATTTCTGAGAATCTGCAGGTCTTGATGCAGTCGCAGCACACCACACCTCTGCTCCTCCACCCTGAGAAACAACAAACAGTCATCAGTCACTGAACAGTACGTCACAGAGCAGCAGGAGACACAAGTGCCATCTTTCTATCGACAtactttgtgttgtttgttgagcagaggtctgcagctcagcaggtgTCAAAACCATCCACCATTCTTCCACTTCCACATGACGTTCATATAATACATCATTTTAAAGATGTTCACATGATCCatagaaacatgcaaatgttacatatttcagccaggaccCACAAAGAATACTTTAGTTCCATTTGCAGCATTATATTTGGCcctatggctctgttctggggggcctctctgcccttcGATACGCCTACAtagaaagcctgaggcagggagagcagcagcaaagacccctgggaacagaacagagcagcatcaatgacaaacagaaatgacactgataagtcagacacagcatgtaAAGGAGGAGCTgtggtggaggcaggttgcaaagcagctcgcagaggaagcagcaacagtagccAGGACAGTTTAAACAGGGCGCCATGAATGGGAtttagaaaggaatcatgtgatctatcagctgactcccttccatcaatcagctgatccatcacttgagatcagctgatgtatcTGGGATGCCCGGCAGGATTGATCCAATCAGATCGATTCAAACCTGAAATCTACTTGTTTAAAGGAAAAacaggatgatgtcatcagataagATCAGATCATCCAATCAGGTTTCTTATCTGGATCAAACCTCCAGTTTGTGTGGTTCAATTTGAACAGCATCGGGATTACTCTGATCCAAAACATCAGGATTACCCTGGTCCCCCAGCAGAGGGCTGGATTCAGACAGGGTTACAAAAGCTAGTGATGGACAAATGAAGCGTCATGAACcactttctgtattttctgaatccaccagatggcgctcttggtttaaagatcaAGGCTGATGGGCTGGCAgtgaagtgtgctttcaaacctttgttaaACACACAGCGCCATCCAGTGGCTTCAgagaataaagacagtggttcatgaggcttcatttggccatcactaacaAAAACTCAAAAAGCAGAAAACTGGAAGTGATAAACAGAGTTATGAGAATAATAAACTGCATTTACACATCACTATATTTACAGTTTCAGGAGTGTATTTCTGTGATAATATATTTTCAAACGTTTATTTCAGATGTTTATTTATGATGCATTGTGTTTCATGCATGtaaaatctatctatctatctatctatctatctatctataattAAGTGagttttttattcattaaaatcataaagaaatgaaatgtgcaATAAAGTGAGCTGTGTGCTAAAGTCaacacattcatttaaaaagggaCATTAAGCGAGTTAAAGGTGATCACAGCAGATAAAACTGAAGTCTATGCACGTTCTTAATGTttgctgccacctgctggtcgtGTCTGCACAAAACGTTTCAGTGTTGTGAAGATGAATTATAGTGTCTGTCTCATGACACTGTGAGTGAGGTAAACATGGctgtggataaaataatgaattcaTTGCTCATGAAATATTCCAGGAAAcaggtggtgtatttatttcatttttattttgtaccaacacagaacattaatttcagctttagaattacaacaatatttagcaagtagaatGAGACGTGCTTTCCTGCCACCAGATGGTGATATTTTCACCgtctttagaaattggaattgctgctgaaGCTGTTACAtgatagactttatttattattttatccactttgcgtcaactgatcaccaccaaaattttatcatctgtttcttgtcccattatccacctttcctgaaaatttcatcgaaatccgttcataactttttgagttattttgcagacaaacagactaacgcctccttggtggaggtaattAAGGATGTCTTATTTTGTGTGGATGTTGGCGCCCCCTGAAGCCCAGTTAAAGTACTCGTGATCTTGATTTGGTAACCCTTAAAAATCTGTACCTGGATCAGAGTGATCCTATCCAGTTCTTTTTGAGCAGCTGGGACAGAAGTGAGCTGGATCACATGATCTatggaagaaaataaaatggatcACCAGAACCAGATCATTGTTATTCAGATTGAAGGACCGGGCCCTGACGATCAGATCAAATGATTATAATAAGATTTGTAGAGACAAACAAGAAGGTTGTTGAGCACCCAGATGAAGCATGACAGGATGTTTCCTGCTTTATTATCTTATCAACAGAACCAGCTTTTAATAAACTCTGTCTGTCATTCAGCCTCTTTTATTGTATTCTGCGTGGACCtgaggttttgttgtttgcctc
Coding sequences within it:
- the LOC125883667 gene encoding low affinity immunoglobulin gamma Fc region receptor II-a-like, with protein sequence MEVTALCVTLMMNVLLLLCAHHQEVESAVLRVEPNRLQFFEYEPVTLHCEGPTGEELSCKSTSRLTSTGSSCTIKNAFLEDSGEYWCEGKGGGRRSNSVNITVTAGSVILESPALPVKEGDAVTLRCRNKTTSSTLTAEFFKDGHSKGSSSTGNMTIHHVSKSDEGLYRCRISGAGESAESRLAVTGDHKETTPTSSSSTPWIVTTLLLLVLLMVVGALHLGKRYWNRVLNNLPTLTLRSSSAVNQTVSVEAGAAGGDKGVYATVTKNRKKKDDDALASAPVYYTLGLDDTQQLAGPGASTTTATYVPSAGTNPSLTDSAFYSTVQWPAG